A single Methylobacterium sp. 17Sr1-1 DNA region contains:
- a CDS encoding ABC transporter ATP-binding protein, with translation MARITLDHLAHAYGPNPQGPQDYALKEIDHVWRQGGAYALLGPSGCGKSTLLNIISGLVVPTRGRILFDDRDVTTVPTEGRNIAQVFQFPVVYDTMTVRENLAFPLKNRRVAPATIRSRVEEIAGLLDLTRVLDRRANNLTADMKQKISLGRGLVRPDVAAILFDEPLTVIDPHLKWQLRSTLKELHRKLDLTMIYVTHDQTEALTFADTVVVMHDGAVVQTGTPDELFERPAHTFVGHFIGSPGMNLLPAVVEGATATIEGHAIPLARHYPNLPQAKRIELGVRPEYVHLAPKGLGLPVQVKRIDDIGRQRLARVELGGRPLVATVAEDQSLDGTEAALTLDPRQIHIYADGALVPGEAA, from the coding sequence ATGGCCCGCATCACCCTCGACCACCTCGCCCACGCCTACGGCCCGAACCCGCAGGGGCCGCAGGATTACGCGCTGAAGGAGATCGACCACGTCTGGCGCCAGGGCGGCGCCTACGCGCTGCTCGGCCCCTCCGGCTGCGGCAAGTCCACCTTGCTCAACATCATCTCGGGGCTGGTGGTCCCGACCCGCGGCCGGATCCTGTTCGACGACCGCGACGTCACCACGGTGCCGACCGAGGGGCGCAACATCGCCCAGGTGTTCCAGTTCCCCGTCGTCTACGACACCATGACGGTGCGGGAGAACCTGGCCTTCCCGCTCAAGAACCGGCGCGTCGCGCCCGCCACCATCCGCTCGCGGGTGGAGGAGATCGCCGGGCTCCTCGATCTGACGCGCGTCCTCGACCGCCGCGCCAACAACCTGACGGCGGACATGAAGCAGAAGATCTCGCTCGGCCGGGGCCTCGTGCGCCCGGACGTGGCGGCGATCCTGTTCGACGAGCCGCTCACCGTCATCGATCCGCACCTGAAGTGGCAGCTGCGCTCGACCCTGAAGGAGCTGCACCGCAAGCTCGACCTGACGATGATCTACGTCACCCACGACCAGACCGAGGCGCTGACCTTCGCCGACACGGTAGTGGTGATGCATGACGGCGCGGTGGTGCAGACCGGCACCCCCGACGAACTCTTCGAGCGCCCGGCCCACACCTTCGTCGGCCACTTCATCGGCTCGCCGGGCATGAACCTGCTGCCGGCGGTTGTCGAGGGCGCGACCGCGACGATCGAGGGCCACGCCATCCCGCTCGCCCGGCACTACCCGAACCTCCCGCAGGCTAAGCGGATCGAGCTCGGCGTCAGGCCCGAATACGTGCATCTGGCGCCCAAGGGTCTGGGCCTGCCGGTGCAGGTCAAGCGCATCGACGATATCGGCCGCCAGCGCCTCGCCCGGGTCGAGCTCGGCGGCCGGCCCCTCGTCGCCACGGTGGCGGAGGACCAGAGCCTCGACGGCACCGAGGCGGCGCTGACCCTCGATCCGCGCCAGATCCACATCTACGCCGACGGCGCCCTGGTGCCCGGAGAGGCCGCATGA
- a CDS encoding ABC transporter substrate-binding protein yields MTRHGLLTAASALALCLAAGHAFAGMEEAKRWVDTEFQPSTLSKDEQLKEMQWFVDAAKPFAGMEINFVSETITTHEYEARTLAKAFTEITGIKVRHDLLQEGDVVEKIQTQMQSGKNIYDGWINDSDLVGTHFRYGQTVALSDFMKNEAKDVTSPTLDLDDFIGKSFGTGPDGKLYQLPDQQFANLYWFRYDWFTRADLKEKFKAKYGYELGVPVNWSAYEDIADFFTNDVKEIDGVKVYGHMDYGKKDPSLGWRFTDAWLSMAGNGDKGIPNGKPVDEWGIRMEGCRPVGSSIERGGDTNGPAAVYSVTKYVEWLKKYAPPQAAGMTFSESGPVPSQGNVAQQMFWYTAFTADMVKPGLPVMNQDGTPKWRMAPSPKGPYWKDGMKLGYQDAGSLTLLKSTPLDRRKAAWLYQQFIVSKTVSLKKSHVGLTFIRESDIWDKSFTDRAPKLGGLVEFYRSPARTQWTPTGVNVPDYPKLAQLWWQNIGDASSGAKTPQAAMDALANAQDDVMARLERSKVQGDCGPKLNPKTSAEHWYEQAKKDGTLAPQRKLADEKPKGETIDYDTLIKSWPASPPKRG; encoded by the coding sequence ATGACACGCCACGGATTGCTGACGGCCGCGAGCGCGCTGGCCCTGTGCCTCGCCGCCGGCCATGCCTTCGCCGGCATGGAGGAGGCCAAGCGCTGGGTCGATACCGAGTTCCAGCCCTCGACCCTGTCGAAGGACGAGCAGCTCAAGGAGATGCAGTGGTTCGTCGATGCGGCGAAGCCCTTCGCCGGCATGGAGATCAACTTCGTCTCCGAGACCATCACCACGCACGAATACGAGGCCCGCACCCTGGCGAAGGCCTTCACCGAGATCACCGGGATCAAGGTGCGCCACGACCTCCTGCAGGAGGGCGACGTGGTCGAGAAGATCCAGACCCAGATGCAGTCGGGCAAGAACATCTACGACGGCTGGATCAACGATTCCGATCTCGTCGGCACCCATTTCCGCTACGGCCAGACCGTGGCGCTCTCCGACTTCATGAAGAACGAGGCCAAGGACGTCACCTCGCCGACCCTCGACCTCGACGATTTCATCGGCAAGTCCTTCGGCACCGGCCCGGACGGTAAGCTCTACCAGCTGCCCGACCAGCAATTCGCCAACCTGTACTGGTTCCGCTACGACTGGTTCACCCGCGCCGACCTCAAGGAGAAGTTCAAGGCCAAGTACGGCTACGAGCTCGGCGTGCCGGTCAACTGGTCGGCCTACGAGGACATCGCCGACTTCTTCACCAACGACGTGAAGGAGATCGACGGCGTCAAGGTCTATGGCCACATGGACTACGGCAAGAAGGATCCGTCGCTCGGCTGGCGCTTCACCGACGCGTGGCTCTCGATGGCCGGCAACGGCGACAAGGGCATTCCGAACGGCAAGCCGGTCGACGAGTGGGGCATCCGCATGGAGGGCTGCCGCCCGGTCGGCTCCTCGATCGAGCGCGGCGGCGACACCAACGGCCCGGCGGCGGTCTACTCGGTGACCAAGTACGTCGAGTGGCTGAAGAAGTACGCCCCGCCGCAGGCGGCCGGCATGACCTTCTCGGAATCCGGTCCGGTCCCGTCCCAGGGCAACGTCGCCCAGCAGATGTTCTGGTACACCGCCTTCACCGCCGACATGGTCAAGCCCGGGCTCCCGGTCATGAACCAGGACGGCACGCCGAAATGGCGCATGGCGCCCTCGCCGAAGGGCCCGTACTGGAAGGACGGCATGAAGCTCGGCTACCAGGATGCCGGCTCGCTCACCCTCCTGAAGTCGACCCCCCTCGACCGGCGCAAGGCGGCCTGGCTCTATCAGCAGTTCATCGTCTCGAAGACGGTCAGCCTGAAGAAGAGCCATGTCGGCCTCACCTTCATCCGTGAGAGCGACATCTGGGACAAGTCCTTCACCGATCGGGCGCCGAAGCTCGGCGGCCTGGTCGAGTTCTACCGCTCGCCGGCCCGCACGCAGTGGACCCCGACCGGCGTGAACGTGCCGGACTATCCCAAGCTCGCCCAGCTGTGGTGGCAGAACATCGGCGACGCCTCCTCGGGCGCCAAGACCCCGCAGGCGGCGATGGACGCGCTCGCCAACGCCCAGGACGACGTGATGGCGCGCCTGGAGCGCTCGAAGGTCCAGGGCGATTGCGGCCCGAAGCTGAACCCCAAGACCTCGGCCGAGCACTGGTACGAGCAGGCCAAGAAGGACGGCACGCTGGCCCCCCAGCGCAAGCTCGCCGACGAGAAGCCGAAGGGTGAGACGATCGACTACGACACCCTGATCAAGAGCTGGCCGGCCTCGCCGCCGAAGCGCGGCTGA
- a CDS encoding ABC transporter ATP-binding protein encodes MTLILESVTKRVGPETHIRDVSLALPKGSLNVLLGQTLAGKTTLMRLMAGLEAPSEGRIIADGKDVTGLPVQRRNVAMVYQQFINYPSLSVYENIASPMRVAGVAKAEIEARVQEAAGLLRLTPYLKRKPLELSGGQQQRTAIARALCKRADLVLMDEPLANLDYKLREELREELPRIFAATGAIFVYATTEPAEALMLGGRTATLHQGRVTQVGPTPDVYRRPDDLTTAKVFSDPPLNTLRVVKAGGRVALPTGGQVRATGTLANVPDGAYTIGFRAHHLALDPLPAEAIALPATVSVAEITGSESFVHVDAGDSRLIALLPGVRRLEPGTAVTAYLDPRHALVFDEGGRTAALDLPAAA; translated from the coding sequence ATGACCCTGATCCTGGAGAGTGTCACCAAGCGGGTCGGGCCTGAGACCCATATCCGCGACGTCAGCCTCGCCCTGCCGAAGGGCTCGCTCAACGTGCTGCTCGGCCAGACGCTCGCCGGCAAGACCACCTTGATGCGCCTGATGGCCGGGCTCGAGGCGCCGAGCGAGGGGCGGATCATCGCCGACGGCAAGGACGTCACCGGCCTGCCGGTGCAACGCCGCAACGTCGCGATGGTCTACCAGCAATTCATCAACTACCCCTCGCTCTCGGTCTACGAGAACATCGCCTCGCCGATGCGGGTCGCCGGCGTCGCGAAGGCCGAGATCGAAGCGCGGGTCCAGGAAGCGGCGGGTCTGCTGCGGCTCACCCCCTACCTCAAGCGCAAGCCCCTCGAACTCTCCGGCGGCCAGCAGCAGCGCACCGCCATCGCCCGGGCTTTGTGCAAGCGCGCCGACCTCGTGCTGATGGACGAGCCGCTGGCGAACCTCGACTACAAGCTGCGCGAGGAACTGCGCGAGGAGCTGCCCCGCATCTTCGCGGCGACGGGGGCCATCTTCGTCTACGCCACCACCGAGCCGGCCGAGGCCCTGATGCTCGGCGGGCGCACCGCCACCCTGCACCAGGGCCGCGTCACGCAAGTGGGGCCGACGCCGGACGTCTACCGCCGGCCCGACGATCTCACCACCGCGAAGGTTTTTTCCGACCCGCCGCTGAATACCCTGCGCGTGGTCAAGGCCGGCGGCCGGGTCGCCCTGCCGACCGGCGGCCAGGTCCGGGCGACCGGCACGCTGGCGAACGTCCCGGACGGCGCCTACACGATCGGCTTTCGCGCCCACCACCTCGCCCTCGATCCGCTGCCGGCCGAGGCGATCGCGCTTCCCGCCACCGTCTCGGTCGCCGAGATCACCGGCTCGGAGAGCTTCGTTCACGTCGATGCCGGCGACAGCCGCCTGATCGCGCTCCTGCCCGGCGTGCGCCGGCTCGAGCCCGGCACGGCGGTCACCGCCTATCTCGACCCCCGCCACGCCCTGGTGTTCGACGAAGGCGGCCGTACCGCCGCCCTCGACCTGCCGGCGGCGGCCTGA
- a CDS encoding carbohydrate ABC transporter permease, translating to MRPRHVVMTLYLLFLMVPIYWLVNMSLKTNQEINTSMTLWPHAITFDNYIRIFTDPSWYGGYLNSLSYVAINTVLSIGLALPAAYAFSRYSFIGDKHLFFWLLSNRMAPPAVFALPFFNLYSAVGLFDTPWAVALAHCLFNVPLAVWILEGFMSGVPREIDETAAIDGYSFPRFFVKIFMPLIASGIGVAAFFCFMFSWVELLLARTLTSVDAKPIAATMTRTVSAAGMDWGLLAAAGVLTIVPGALVIWFVRNYIAKGFALGRV from the coding sequence ATGCGCCCGCGCCACGTCGTGATGACGCTCTACCTCCTGTTTCTGATGGTGCCGATCTACTGGCTCGTGAACATGAGCCTGAAGACCAACCAGGAAATCAACACCAGCATGACGCTCTGGCCGCATGCGATCACGTTCGACAACTACATCCGGATCTTCACCGATCCGAGCTGGTACGGCGGCTACCTGAACTCGCTGTCCTACGTGGCGATCAACACCGTCCTGTCGATCGGGCTGGCGCTGCCGGCGGCCTACGCCTTCTCGCGCTACAGCTTCATCGGCGACAAGCACCTGTTCTTCTGGCTCTTGTCGAACCGGATGGCGCCGCCGGCGGTGTTCGCGCTGCCCTTCTTCAACCTCTACTCGGCGGTCGGCCTGTTCGACACGCCCTGGGCGGTGGCGCTCGCCCACTGCCTGTTCAACGTGCCGCTGGCGGTGTGGATTCTTGAAGGCTTCATGTCCGGCGTGCCGCGCGAGATCGACGAGACTGCCGCGATCGACGGCTACTCGTTCCCGCGCTTCTTCGTGAAGATCTTCATGCCCCTGATCGCGTCGGGCATCGGCGTCGCCGCCTTCTTCTGCTTCATGTTCAGCTGGGTCGAGCTTCTCTTGGCCCGCACGCTCACCTCGGTGGACGCCAAGCCGATCGCCGCCACCATGACCCGCACGGTCTCGGCCGCCGGCATGGATTGGGGATTGCTCGCGGCCGCCGGCGTGCTCACCATCGTGCCGGGCGCCCTCGTGATCTGGTTCGTGCGCAACTACATCGCCAAGGGCTTCGCCCTCGGCCGGGTGTGA
- a CDS encoding glycosyltransferase family 2 protein — MPRQPLAETILPPSPTPDSRSVAIGITVFRPDAAQVAALRARVAAEARQTIVFDNGGLPADAAAALTARGAQVLSAGRNIGVGGALDAIAQAAIAAGAAQVLLLDQDAAFSPEQVSALEGALARLHTASPPPAIVGPRPEAAPGRKAPAYPRRPGIPEDGALVPVEFLATSGSLVDLAAYARIGPFRSDFFIDGVDLEWCFRAWARGYGCWMETGTALPHRVGAGVIRSKLLGIEMPRQPPFRMAAYLRNSVYAWRLPHVPRRWRLRQAAYLPLQALLYWADAGFRPGVLAQLAGAVLDGLLGRLGPPRGLP, encoded by the coding sequence ATGCCGCGCCAGCCCCTCGCCGAGACGATCCTGCCACCCTCTCCCACCCCCGATTCCCGGTCCGTCGCCATCGGCATCACGGTCTTCCGCCCGGACGCGGCGCAGGTCGCGGCCCTGCGCGCCCGGGTCGCGGCGGAGGCGCGCCAGACCATCGTGTTCGACAATGGCGGCCTCCCCGCGGACGCCGCCGCCGCTCTGACCGCGCGCGGCGCCCAGGTGCTGTCGGCGGGGCGGAACATCGGGGTCGGCGGCGCCCTCGACGCGATCGCGCAGGCGGCCATCGCCGCGGGCGCGGCCCAGGTGCTGCTCCTCGACCAGGATGCGGCGTTCTCGCCCGAGCAGGTCTCGGCCCTGGAGGGGGCGCTGGCGCGGCTGCACACCGCGAGCCCGCCGCCCGCCATCGTCGGGCCGCGGCCGGAGGCGGCGCCCGGCCGCAAGGCCCCGGCCTATCCGCGCCGGCCGGGAATCCCGGAGGACGGCGCGCTGGTCCCGGTGGAGTTCCTGGCGACCTCCGGCTCGCTCGTCGACCTCGCGGCCTATGCGCGGATCGGCCCGTTCCGGAGCGATTTCTTCATCGACGGCGTCGACCTCGAATGGTGCTTCCGCGCCTGGGCTCGGGGCTACGGCTGCTGGATGGAGACCGGCACCGCCCTCCCCCACCGGGTCGGCGCCGGGGTGATCCGCTCGAAACTCCTCGGCATCGAGATGCCGCGCCAGCCACCCTTCCGGATGGCGGCCTACCTGCGCAACAGCGTCTATGCCTGGCGGCTGCCGCACGTGCCCCGGCGCTGGCGGCTGCGCCAGGCCGCCTACCTGCCGCTCCAGGCCCTGCTGTACTGGGCCGATGCCGGCTTCCGCCCGGGCGTGCTGGCGCAGCTCGCCGGCGCGGTGCTGGACGGCCTGCTGGGCCGGCTCGGGCCGCCGCGAGGATTGCCATGA
- the glpD gene encoding glycerol-3-phosphate dehydrogenase, giving the protein MAPRRQQPGDERGVFDLAVIGGGINGCGIARDAVGRGASVVLFEQNDLASGTSSTSTKLIHGGLRYLEHYEFRLVREALMEREVLWGMAPHIVWPLRFVLPHHSGLRPSWLLRLGLLLYDNLGGRKRLPGTRTLDLTRDPAGEPLKPGFRRAFEYSDCWVEDSRLVVLNARDAAERGAVIRPRTRVVTATRSEGLWEVTVEDRQTGARETVRARTLVNAAGPWVANVLTGVARANSTEGVRLVQGSHIVVRRLFQHDRAYIFQNADQRIIFAIPYERDFTLIGTTDRDYKGDPADVKASEEEIAYLCAAASEYFRDPVTRDEVVWTYSGVRPLYDDGASKAQEATRDYVLTLDAPEGQPAMLSVFGGKITTYRRLAESALERLKDHLPAARKAPWTSGATLPGGNFPKESYDDVVAGLARQCPGVPEVLVARLVRAYGTEAREILSGARAMADLGRLFGADLTEREVRHLMRREWAMSADDVLWRRSKLGLRLTPAEAAALDDFMRRAAAAPNAA; this is encoded by the coding sequence TTGGCCCCCAGGCGCCAGCAGCCCGGCGACGAGCGCGGGGTGTTCGACCTCGCGGTGATCGGCGGCGGCATCAACGGCTGCGGCATCGCCCGCGACGCGGTGGGCCGCGGCGCCTCCGTGGTGCTGTTCGAGCAGAACGACCTGGCCAGCGGCACCTCCTCGACCTCGACCAAGCTGATCCACGGCGGCCTGCGCTACCTCGAGCACTACGAGTTCCGCCTCGTCCGCGAGGCCTTGATGGAGCGCGAGGTGCTGTGGGGCATGGCGCCCCACATCGTCTGGCCCCTGCGCTTCGTGCTGCCGCATCACTCGGGCCTGCGGCCCAGCTGGCTCCTGCGCTTAGGCTTGCTGCTCTACGACAACCTCGGCGGCCGCAAGCGCCTGCCCGGCACCCGCACCCTCGACCTCACCCGCGATCCGGCCGGCGAGCCGCTGAAGCCCGGCTTTCGCCGCGCTTTCGAATATTCGGATTGCTGGGTCGAGGATTCGCGCCTCGTGGTGCTGAATGCCCGCGACGCCGCCGAGCGCGGCGCGGTGATCCGCCCGCGCACCCGGGTCGTCACCGCGACCCGCAGCGAGGGCCTGTGGGAGGTCACCGTCGAGGACCGCCAGACCGGCGCCCGCGAGACCGTGCGGGCCCGCACCCTCGTCAACGCCGCCGGCCCCTGGGTGGCGAACGTGCTCACCGGCGTGGCGCGGGCCAATTCCACGGAAGGCGTGCGCCTGGTCCAGGGCAGCCACATCGTGGTGCGGCGCCTGTTCCAGCACGACCGGGCCTACATCTTCCAGAACGCCGACCAGCGCATCATCTTCGCGATCCCCTACGAGCGCGACTTCACGCTGATCGGCACCACCGACCGCGACTACAAGGGCGACCCGGCCGACGTGAAGGCGAGCGAGGAGGAGATCGCCTATCTCTGCGCCGCCGCGAGCGAGTATTTTCGCGATCCGGTCACCCGCGACGAGGTGGTGTGGACCTATTCGGGCGTGCGCCCGCTCTACGACGACGGCGCCTCGAAGGCGCAGGAAGCCACCCGCGACTACGTGCTGACCCTCGACGCGCCGGAGGGGCAGCCGGCGATGCTCTCGGTCTTCGGCGGCAAGATCACCACCTATCGGCGCCTCGCCGAATCGGCTCTGGAGCGCCTGAAGGACCACCTGCCGGCGGCCCGCAAGGCGCCCTGGACCTCGGGTGCCACCCTGCCGGGCGGCAACTTTCCGAAGGAGAGCTACGACGACGTCGTGGCCGGGCTGGCGCGCCAGTGCCCGGGCGTGCCGGAGGTGCTGGTCGCCCGGCTGGTGCGGGCCTACGGCACCGAGGCGCGGGAGATCCTGAGCGGCGCACGCGCCATGGCCGATCTCGGCCGGCTCTTCGGCGCCGACCTCACCGAGCGCGAGGTGCGCCACCTGATGCGCCGCGAATGGGCCATGAGCGCCGACGACGTGCTCTGGCGCCGCTCGAAGCTCGGCCTTAGGTTGACGCCCGCCGAGGCCGCCGCCCTCGACGACTTCATGCGCCGCGCCGCCGCCGCCCCCAACGCGGCCTGA
- a CDS encoding DeoR/GlpR family DNA-binding transcription regulator has translation MDQVSQRQQDILALARLHGRVSVEDLAARFEVTPQTIRKDLNELCDSRLLSRIHGGAVVASGVENVSYEARRLVAHGEKRAIGAAAARLIPNSASLFINIGTTTEEVARALGDHEDLLVITNNLNVATLLYRHPKMSLIVAGGPVRRADGAVIGSAAVDFINQFKVDYAVIGVSAIDEDGTLLDFDYREVRVARAIIENARRVILVADKLKLERSAPIRVGHLRELDYFVTDALPSGSLREMCAAHRVALVEAGPEAQDTPDAAE, from the coding sequence ATCGACCAGGTTTCCCAGCGCCAGCAGGACATCCTCGCCCTCGCCCGCCTGCACGGGCGGGTCAGCGTCGAGGATCTGGCGGCGCGGTTCGAAGTGACGCCGCAGACGATCCGAAAGGATTTGAACGAGCTCTGCGACAGCCGGCTCCTGTCGCGCATCCATGGCGGCGCCGTGGTCGCCTCGGGCGTCGAGAACGTCTCGTACGAGGCGCGCCGCCTCGTCGCCCACGGCGAGAAGCGGGCGATCGGTGCGGCCGCGGCGCGGCTGATCCCCAACAGCGCGTCGCTGTTCATCAATATCGGCACCACCACCGAGGAGGTGGCGCGCGCTCTCGGCGACCACGAGGATCTTCTGGTCATCACCAACAACCTCAACGTGGCGACCCTGCTCTACCGCCACCCGAAGATGAGCCTGATCGTCGCCGGCGGGCCGGTGCGGCGGGCCGACGGGGCGGTGATCGGCTCCGCGGCGGTCGATTTCATCAATCAGTTCAAGGTCGATTATGCGGTGATCGGCGTCTCGGCGATCGATGAGGACGGCACGCTGCTCGATTTCGATTACCGCGAGGTGCGGGTCGCCCGCGCCATCATCGAGAATGCCCGAAGGGTGATCCTGGTCGCCGACAAGCTGAAGCTGGAGCGCTCGGCGCCGATCCGGGTCGGCCACCTGCGCGAGCTCGACTACTTCGTCACCGACGCGCTGCCCTCCGGCTCCTTACGCGAGATGTGCGCGGCCCACCGCGTCGCCCTGGTCGAGGCGGGACCCGAGGCGCAGGACACCCCCGACGCCGCGGAGTGA
- a CDS encoding RHE_PE00001 family protein, whose amino-acid sequence MVYDFEAIRLPAAWRGLTFPLEAASDALVRLDERLARADPVLADGARARAHLFDAQAALHLDGELVALEDLVLHEAAMDVRRPTQALARAVAVLAERRRLAAAAPGWAFSGAGWALLVGSGPDAPEMESGDEAGAEETEEPDFAAIDRLLARTRRTLADHAADGPTQHSATDDPLARWRRILDETRDLPALLAAAVVLDAWLVLDPAPRRGHRGPLLAAGLLRARGKAGAHLPALSLGLREARARWSRAQPLADRLAGLLGAVEVSARAVGRDLDRLALAREVMLRACAGRRRTSRLPQLVDLFVGTPLVTVASAARALAVSPQAVEGMLAELGAARPRELTERRRYRAWGIV is encoded by the coding sequence ATGGTTTACGATTTCGAGGCGATCCGCCTGCCCGCCGCCTGGCGGGGCCTGACCTTTCCCCTGGAGGCGGCGTCCGACGCGCTGGTGCGCCTCGACGAGCGCCTGGCCCGGGCCGATCCGGTGCTGGCCGACGGCGCTCGCGCCCGCGCCCACCTGTTCGACGCGCAGGCCGCCCTGCACCTCGACGGCGAACTCGTCGCCCTGGAGGACCTGGTGCTGCACGAGGCGGCGATGGACGTGCGCCGCCCGACTCAGGCGCTGGCCCGCGCCGTCGCGGTGCTGGCCGAGCGCCGCCGCCTTGCCGCCGCGGCCCCCGGCTGGGCCTTCTCCGGTGCCGGCTGGGCGCTGCTCGTCGGGTCCGGGCCCGATGCGCCTGAAATGGAGAGCGGGGACGAGGCCGGTGCCGAGGAGACGGAGGAGCCGGACTTCGCCGCCATCGACCGGCTGCTCGCCCGCACCCGCCGCACCCTCGCCGATCACGCGGCGGACGGGCCGACGCAGCACTCTGCGACGGACGATCCCCTCGCCCGCTGGCGGCGGATCCTCGACGAGACCCGCGACCTGCCGGCCCTGCTGGCGGCGGCGGTCGTCCTCGATGCGTGGCTGGTGCTCGATCCGGCCCCGCGCCGCGGCCATCGCGGCCCGCTCCTGGCGGCCGGCCTGCTGCGGGCCCGGGGCAAGGCCGGCGCCCACCTGCCGGCCCTGTCGCTGGGCCTGCGCGAGGCCCGGGCCCGCTGGTCGCGGGCGCAGCCGCTCGCCGACCGGCTGGCCGGCCTCCTCGGCGCGGTCGAGGTCTCGGCCCGCGCCGTCGGGCGCGACCTCGACCGCCTGGCGCTCGCCCGCGAGGTGATGCTGCGCGCCTGCGCCGGGCGTCGCCGGACCTCCCGCCTGCCGCAGCTCGTCGACCTGTTCGTCGGCACCCCCCTCGTCACCGTGGCGAGCGCCGCCCGGGCGCTCGCGGTCAGCCCGCAGGCGGTGGAGGGGATGCTGGCGGAGCTGGGGGCGGCCCGGCCGCGGGAATTGACGGAGCGGCGGCGGTATCGGGCGTGGGGGATCGTGTGA
- a CDS encoding sugar ABC transporter permease: MTKTVNQKAWLLVLPVFAVVAFSAVLPLMTVVNYSVQDTFGNNQFFWNGLGWFQELLDPSSQFGERFFDSLWRNLLFSGVILAIEVPLGIAVALSMPREGRGVAFCLVLMALPLLIPWNVVGTIWQVFARSDIGLLGSFLNNIGIDYNYAGSALAAWVTIVTMDVWHWTSLVALLCYAGLKSIPDAYYQAARIDGASQWAIFRTIQLPKMRRVLLIAVLLRFMDSFMIYTEPFVLTGGGPGNATTFLSIDLVKLALGQFDLGRAAAMSLVYNLIILSVCWVFYTVMTNVDAGNRTVLADSDPADASAAGSLPPATTIPLDRRAA, from the coding sequence ATGACCAAGACCGTCAACCAGAAGGCCTGGCTCCTCGTCCTGCCGGTCTTCGCCGTCGTCGCCTTCTCGGCGGTGCTGCCGCTGATGACGGTGGTCAACTACTCGGTCCAGGACACGTTCGGGAACAACCAGTTCTTCTGGAACGGCCTCGGCTGGTTCCAGGAACTCCTCGACCCGTCGAGCCAGTTCGGCGAGCGCTTCTTCGACTCGCTGTGGCGCAACCTGCTGTTCTCAGGCGTCATCCTGGCGATCGAGGTGCCGCTCGGCATCGCGGTGGCGCTGTCGATGCCGCGGGAGGGCCGCGGGGTCGCCTTCTGCCTCGTGCTGATGGCGCTGCCGCTCCTGATTCCGTGGAACGTCGTCGGGACGATCTGGCAGGTCTTCGCCCGCAGCGATATCGGCCTCCTCGGCTCGTTCCTCAACAACATCGGCATCGACTACAATTACGCCGGCAGCGCGCTCGCCGCCTGGGTCACGATCGTGACCATGGACGTCTGGCACTGGACCAGCCTCGTGGCGCTCCTGTGCTATGCCGGCCTGAAGTCGATCCCCGATGCCTATTACCAGGCCGCCCGCATCGACGGGGCGAGCCAGTGGGCGATCTTCCGCACCATCCAGCTGCCGAAGATGCGCCGCGTCCTGCTGATCGCCGTGCTGCTGCGCTTCATGGACTCGTTCATGATCTACACCGAGCCCTTCGTGCTCACCGGCGGCGGGCCCGGCAACGCCACGACCTTCCTGTCGATCGACCTCGTCAAGCTGGCGCTGGGACAGTTCGATCTCGGCCGGGCAGCGGCGATGTCGCTGGTCTACAACCTGATCATCCTCAGCGTCTGCTGGGTGTTCTACACCGTGATGACCAACGTCGACGCCGGCAACCGCACGGTGCTGGCCGACAGCGACCCGGCGGATGCGAGCGCCGCCGGCAGCCTGCCCCCCGCCACCACCATCCCGCTCGACCGGAGGGCCGCCTGA
- a CDS encoding DUF2160 domain-containing protein, which yields MLDFAWMAWTWQTALFFVVIASLLALMTALAVWRPETEQVGILRIPTTRGDRLFLTLVGAAFINLAWLGLVGPSLEWALALSLVYGAVMFRFA from the coding sequence ATGCTCGATTTCGCCTGGATGGCCTGGACCTGGCAGACCGCGCTCTTCTTCGTGGTGATCGCCAGCCTGCTCGCCCTGATGACCGCGCTCGCCGTGTGGCGCCCGGAGACCGAGCAGGTCGGGATCCTGCGAATCCCCACCACGCGGGGCGACCGGCTCTTTCTGACGCTGGTCGGCGCCGCCTTCATCAATCTCGCCTGGCTCGGCCTCGTCGGCCCGAGCCTCGAATGGGCGCTCGCGCTCTCGCTCGTTTACGGGGCGGTGATGTTCCGCTTCGCTTAA